A section of the Humulus lupulus chromosome 2, drHumLupu1.1, whole genome shotgun sequence genome encodes:
- the LOC133814219 gene encoding probable UDP-N-acetylglucosamine--peptide N-acetylglucosaminyltransferase SEC, translating to MEKGNYTDDVSCYNEVLRIDPLAADALVNRGNIYKEIGRVNEAIQDYIQAINIRPSMAEAHANLASAYKDSGHVEAAIKIYKQALFLRPGFLKATCNLLHTLQASFVVKRPFLFAVWKMHF from the exons atggAGAAAG GCAATTACACAGATGATGTATCTTGCTATAATGAAGTTCTCCGAATTGATCCTTTGGCGGCTGATGCACTTGTCAATAGAGGGAACATATATAAAGAGATTGGGAGAGTTAATGAAGCCATTCAAGATTATATTCAAGCCATCAATATCCGACCTTCAATGGCAGAAGCTCATGCTAATCTAGCTTCTGCTTACAAGGACAg TGGACATGTTGAAGCTGCTATAAAAATCTATAAGCAAGCACTTTTTCTACGTCCTGGTTTTCTAAAAGCAACTTGTAACCTTTTACATACATTACAG GCCTCATTTGTGGTGAAACGGCCATTCCTTTTTGCTGTTTGGAAAATGCACTTTTAA